A window of the Brassica napus cultivar Da-Ae chromosome C5, Da-Ae, whole genome shotgun sequence genome harbors these coding sequences:
- the LOC106427181 gene encoding hexosyltransferase GAUT11 codes for MRRRRVVRRRLLSWIWLLLASFSLAGLVLFMVQHHHQQQDPSQLILERDTRTENVSPPHLNFTEEVTSASSFARQLGEQMTLAKAYVFIAKEHNNLHLAWELTSKIRSCQLLLSKAAMRGQPISLDEAKPIVTGLSTLIYKAQDAHYDIATTMMTMKSHIQSLEERASAATVQTTLFAQSLAEALPKSLHCLIVKLTSDWLTEPPSRRGLAEDSPRLVDNNLSHFCIFTDNVIAASVVVNSTVSNADHPKQLVFHIVTNRVSYKAMQAWFLSNDFKGSAIEIRSVEEFSWLNASYSPVVKQLLDTDSRAYYFGDQTSQETNSEPKVRNPKYLSLLNHLRFYIPEVYPQLEKIVFLDDDVVVQKDLTPLFSMDLHGNVNGAVETCLEAFHRYYKYQNFSNSLISSKFDPQACGWAFGMNVFDLIAWRKANVTARYHYWQEQNSERTLWKLGTLPPGLLAFYGLTEPLDRRWHVLGLGYDVNIDNRLIETAAVIHYNGNMKPWLKLAIGRYKPFWLRFLNSSHPYLQDCVTA; via the exons ATGAGGAGGCGGAGGGTAGTTAGAAGGAGACTGTTGAGTTGGATATGGCTTCTCCTTGCTTCTTTCTCTCTGGCTGGTTTGGTTCTCTTCATGGTTCAGCATCATCATCAGCAACAAGATCCATCTCAGCTTATACTT GAAAGAGACACAAGAACCGAGAACGTATCTCCTCCCCATTTAAACTTCACGGAAGAGGTAACAAGTGCTTCCTCGTTCGCTCGGCAGTTAGGAGAGCAAATGACGCTTGCCAAGGCTTATGTTTTTATAGCCAAAGAGCACAACAATCTCCACTTAGCTTGGGAGCTGACTTCTAAGATCAGAAGCTGTCAGCTTCTGCTCTCAAAAGCAGCGATGAGAGGTCAACCCATTTCACTAGACGAAGCAAAACCCATCGTTACGGGCCTTTCAACTCTTATCTACAAGGCGCAAGACGCGCATTACGACATAGCCACCACAATGATGACCATGAAATCTCACATCCAATCCCTTGAAGAGCGCGCAAGCGCAGCTACCGTTCAAACCACACTATTTGCGCAATCGCTTGCAGAGGCACTACCAAAGAGCCTCCACTGTTTGATAGTCAAGCTCACATCTGATTGGTTAACTGAGCCACCATCACGCCGTGGACTAGCGGAGGACTCACCTAGGCTTGTTGACAACAACCTCTCCCATTTCTGCATCTTTACTGATAACGTTATAGCCGCCTCTGTTGTTGTTAATTCAACCGTCTCTAACGCTGATCATCCGAAGCAGCTTGTTTTCCACATAGTGACGAATCGAGTGAGCTACAAAGCTATGCAGGCTTGGTTTCTAAGTAACGACTTCAAGGGCTCAGCGATAGAGATCAGGAGCGTTGAAGAGTTTTCTTGGCTGAATGCTTCCTATTCTCCTGTTGTTAAGCAACTTCTGGATACAGACTCAAGAGCTTACTATTTCGGAGACCAGACAAGTCAAGAAACAAACTCTGAGCCAAAAGTGAGGAACCCCAAGTACTTATCATTACTAAACCATCTCAGATTCTACATCCCCGAGGTCTATCCGCAGCTAGAGAAGATCGTGTTCCTAGACGACGATGTTGTCGTTCAGAAAGATTTGACTCCACTCTTCTCCATGGATCTTCACGGAAACGTCAACGGAGCTGTGGAGACGTGTCTTGAAGCCTTCCACCGTTATTACAAGTATCAAAACTTCTCCAACTCGCTCATCAGCTCAAAGTTCGACCCACAAGCATGCGGATGGGCTTTTGGTATGAACGTTTTCGACTTGATCGCTTGGAGGAAAGCGAATGTGACTGCTAGGTACCACTACTGGCAAGAGCAGAACTCAGAACGAACGCTTTGGAAGCTGGGGACTCTGCCTCCAGGTCTATTGGCTTTCTATGGTCTCACTGAACCGCTAGACAGAAGATGGCATGTGTTAGGTTTAGGTTACGATGTGAACATTGATAACCGTTTGATCGAAACGGCTGCTGTGATTCACTATAATGGTAACATGAAACCTTGGCTGAAGCTGGCTATAGGTAGGTATAAACCGTTCTGGTTAAGGTTTTTGAACTCGAGCCATCCTTATTTACAAGATTGTGTCACAGCTTAA